One genomic window of Sphingopyxis sp. OPL5 includes the following:
- a CDS encoding penicillin acylase family protein produces MIQRRAFLLASVALVALPGTLLAKPGVKDGKRARTVRLFGARAPVEVIEDELGVPHVRAASLHDAFFGQGYLVARDRLFQIDMEHRRDMGRMAEAFGPRFVAADRAARLFLYRGDIDAELAALSPDVLECARGYVAGVNARIDELAANPAELPLEYGILGISPLRWDIGDLVRNRGISMGDADDEVRRAQLHARGLLDADQLMAPLRPAWSFTVPEGLDTAAVSNADLGLLDPANRPGGFEPLQEARFDPETRWGDRFALGSNAWTIAPSRSATGRPILANDPHLGIGRASPRHMCHLSAPGLDVIGAGAPGLPGIMQGHTDRFAFGRTNFHIDQTDLFILRTKEGDPGRYWHKGAWREFETFEDEIAVKGAPSERVTLRYAAGRPIVSEDAARGRAVAFATVSMLPGANMRFAIIAINLSKDWASLRQAFKLHVSPTNLHYADIDGNTGWQTIGFTPRRPKHDGLFPAPGDGDFDWTGILPVEDMPHVYNPREGWFASANQMNLPADYPYRERVISFGWSDPFRYDRIVEVLRGQPKHAIADSVALQHDVQSLPARALLKLLPANPSADAAPAVALLRRWDCGIEADSAAALLYEMVMPALSTAFYDRAVPAAARELIPSVNLAEMLGILASPDKRLGDNPANARDALIDGALAVGWKKAVEVGGADPAGWRWGDLHRVSIEHPLTASNRAIAAAFPKIEGGRSGGDGTTPMARGFNPRRGFDVTHGASYLFVADVGAWDNSRFLLLPGQSADPRSPRYRDFYPKWLAGEMQPLWFSKAAIDRHASTRLVLAPA; encoded by the coding sequence TTGATCCAGCGCCGTGCGTTTCTGCTGGCTTCGGTTGCGCTTGTCGCGCTGCCCGGAACCCTTTTGGCGAAACCCGGGGTCAAGGACGGCAAGCGCGCGCGCACCGTCAGGCTGTTCGGCGCGCGGGCGCCGGTCGAGGTCATCGAAGACGAACTGGGCGTGCCGCACGTCCGCGCCGCTTCGTTGCACGACGCTTTCTTCGGGCAGGGGTATCTGGTCGCGCGCGACCGCCTGTTCCAGATCGACATGGAGCATCGCCGCGACATGGGCCGGATGGCCGAGGCGTTCGGACCGCGCTTCGTCGCCGCCGATCGTGCGGCGCGGCTGTTCCTCTATCGCGGCGATATCGACGCCGAGCTGGCGGCGCTGTCGCCCGATGTGCTCGAATGCGCGAGGGGCTATGTTGCCGGGGTCAACGCCCGGATCGACGAGCTGGCGGCCAATCCGGCGGAATTGCCGCTCGAATATGGCATTCTCGGGATCAGCCCGCTGCGCTGGGACATCGGCGATCTGGTGCGCAATCGCGGCATCAGCATGGGCGACGCCGACGACGAGGTGCGCCGGGCGCAGCTCCACGCGCGCGGACTGCTCGACGCCGACCAACTGATGGCACCGCTGCGTCCGGCGTGGTCCTTCACCGTACCCGAGGGGCTCGATACCGCGGCGGTGAGTAATGCCGACCTTGGCCTGCTCGACCCCGCCAACCGTCCGGGGGGCTTCGAACCGCTGCAGGAGGCGCGCTTCGACCCCGAAACGCGCTGGGGCGACCGCTTCGCGCTCGGCAGCAACGCCTGGACGATCGCACCGTCGCGCAGCGCCACCGGCCGGCCGATCCTCGCCAACGACCCGCATCTGGGCATCGGTCGCGCCAGCCCGCGTCACATGTGCCATCTGTCGGCGCCGGGCCTCGACGTCATCGGCGCCGGCGCGCCGGGGCTGCCGGGCATCATGCAGGGGCACACCGACCGCTTCGCCTTTGGTCGCACCAATTTCCACATCGACCAGACCGACCTGTTCATCCTGCGCACGAAGGAGGGCGATCCCGGCCGATATTGGCACAAGGGCGCGTGGCGGGAATTCGAGACGTTCGAAGACGAGATCGCGGTCAAGGGTGCGCCGTCCGAGCGCGTGACGCTGCGCTACGCAGCGGGACGCCCGATCGTGTCGGAGGACGCGGCGCGGGGGCGGGCGGTCGCCTTTGCCACCGTCAGCATGCTGCCGGGCGCGAACATGCGGTTCGCGATCATCGCAATCAACTTATCGAAGGACTGGGCGTCGCTGCGCCAGGCGTTCAAGCTGCACGTATCGCCGACCAACCTTCACTATGCCGACATCGACGGTAACACCGGCTGGCAGACGATCGGGTTCACCCCGCGCCGCCCCAAGCACGACGGGCTGTTTCCCGCGCCGGGCGATGGCGATTTCGACTGGACGGGAATTCTGCCTGTCGAGGATATGCCGCATGTCTATAACCCGCGCGAGGGCTGGTTCGCGTCGGCCAACCAGATGAACCTTCCGGCGGACTACCCCTATCGCGAGCGGGTCATCAGCTTCGGCTGGAGCGACCCTTTTCGCTATGATCGCATCGTCGAGGTGCTGCGCGGGCAGCCGAAGCATGCGATCGCGGACAGCGTCGCGCTCCAGCACGATGTCCAGTCTTTGCCCGCGCGTGCGCTGTTGAAGCTGCTTCCGGCCAATCCCTCGGCGGACGCCGCGCCGGCGGTCGCGCTGCTCCGACGCTGGGATTGCGGGATCGAGGCGGACAGCGCCGCCGCGCTGCTGTACGAAATGGTGATGCCGGCGCTGTCGACGGCCTTTTACGACCGGGCTGTGCCGGCGGCGGCGCGCGAGTTGATCCCGTCGGTGAACCTCGCCGAAATGCTGGGCATTCTTGCGTCGCCGGACAAGCGTCTGGGCGACAACCCTGCCAACGCGCGCGACGCGCTCATCGACGGGGCGCTGGCCGTGGGATGGAAGAAGGCGGTCGAAGTCGGCGGAGCCGACCCCGCCGGCTGGCGGTGGGGCGATCTGCACCGCGTGTCGATCGAACATCCGCTCACCGCGTCGAACCGGGCGATTGCCGCCGCCTTCCCCAAGATCGAGGGTGGCCGCTCGGGCGGAGACGGAACGACGCCGATGGCGCGCGGCTTCAATCCTCGGCGCGGCTTCGATGTGACGCATGGCGCTAGCTATTTGTTCGTCGCCGACGTCGGCGCGTGGGACAACAGCCGCTTCCTGCTGTTGCCCGGCCAGTCGGCCGATCCGCGCTCGCCGCGCTACCGCGACTTCTATCCCAAATGGCTCGCGGGCGAGATGCAGCCTTTGTGGTTTAGCAAGGCGGCGATCGACCGTCATGCCTCCACACGGCTGGTCCTCGCGCCCGCCTAG
- a CDS encoding dicarboxylate/amino acid:cation symporter, with the protein MTGLLRRWVAVPLWQRVLGALAIGVVLGLVWPAATGAIAIVGELFVRLIRMLVVPIVFISIASGVTALADPRKLGSVGARTVGMFAATTFFAVSIGIIVGLLLEPGKGAALAGAVPHALGEPKSLHDQLVGIIPTNIVQSLVDGDMLAIIFFSILFGFGVILAGDEGKPMADLLQSAGKALFHVVRIVMEVTPFGVLALIAKAVADNGVAVFANIGWLAVGVAVGVLLQILLVHIPLLVLVARRPVLLFYRTIVDALAVAFSTASSAATLPVALRIALEDLKIAPGVAKTVLPIGASIGKDGTAMYVGLLSIFALQAVGVEPDLQMLLVVLLTGALAAFGTAPIPSASLFMLAAVLSAVGVSPEQTALVVGFVLPFDRLLDMTRTVASASANLTVTTIVARWEKADETPPPADTRPPP; encoded by the coding sequence ATGACGGGACTGCTTCGCCGCTGGGTCGCGGTGCCGCTGTGGCAAAGGGTGCTTGGCGCGCTCGCGATCGGCGTGGTGCTGGGACTCGTCTGGCCCGCCGCGACTGGAGCGATCGCCATCGTCGGCGAACTCTTCGTCCGGCTGATCCGGATGCTCGTCGTCCCGATCGTCTTCATCAGCATCGCATCGGGGGTCACTGCGCTCGCCGACCCGCGCAAGCTGGGATCGGTCGGCGCACGCACCGTCGGGATGTTCGCGGCGACGACCTTTTTCGCGGTGTCGATCGGCATCATCGTCGGCCTGTTGCTTGAACCCGGAAAGGGCGCCGCGCTTGCCGGCGCGGTCCCGCATGCGCTGGGCGAACCCAAGTCGCTGCACGACCAGCTTGTCGGCATCATCCCCACCAACATCGTCCAGTCGCTGGTCGACGGCGACATGCTGGCGATCATCTTCTTCTCGATCCTCTTCGGCTTCGGCGTCATCCTCGCCGGCGACGAGGGGAAGCCGATGGCCGACCTGCTGCAATCGGCAGGCAAGGCCCTGTTCCACGTCGTGCGGATCGTCATGGAGGTCACGCCGTTCGGCGTCCTCGCGCTGATCGCCAAGGCCGTCGCCGATAACGGCGTCGCGGTCTTCGCCAACATCGGCTGGCTCGCGGTGGGGGTCGCCGTCGGCGTACTGCTGCAAATCCTGCTCGTGCACATACCGCTGCTCGTCCTCGTCGCGCGGCGGCCCGTGCTGCTCTTCTACCGCACGATCGTCGATGCCCTCGCGGTCGCCTTCTCGACCGCCTCCTCCGCCGCCACCCTGCCCGTGGCGCTGCGTATCGCGCTCGAGGATCTGAAGATCGCACCCGGCGTCGCCAAGACCGTCCTGCCCATCGGCGCCAGCATCGGCAAGGACGGCACTGCCATGTACGTCGGCCTGCTCAGCATCTTCGCGTTACAGGCGGTGGGGGTCGAGCCCGACCTGCAGATGCTGCTCGTCGTCCTGCTCACCGGCGCACTCGCGGCCTTCGGCACCGCGCCGATCCCCTCGGCCTCGCTGTTCATGCTCGCTGCGGTGCTTTCGGCGGTCGGCGTGTCGCCCGAACAGACCGCGCTCGTCGTCGGCTTCGTCCTGCCCTTCGACCGCCTGCTCGACATGACGCGCACCGTCGCGAGTGCGAGCGCTAACCTGACCGTCACCACCATCGTCGCGCGCTGGGAGAAGGCGGACGAGACACCACCGCCCGCTGACACAAGACCCCCGCCATGA
- a CDS encoding serine hydrolase domain-containing protein, whose product MTLQAICDAGVAPALEAVESGRIPGAALGVVDADGRTAVRLTGMAALVPDRETLTRDHWFDLASLSKVIATTTIILTLAEQGRLDLDRALTDAIPDLRQYDVAGAAERRLTFRDCLMHRSFLPAVEPIYTYGDDPARLRAFVLQREWRHGPPVYSDINFILLGIAIERITGAPLSAWPLGEALAFGPPPGPAVATEHCSWRGRVMKGEVHDENAYALGGAPGHAGLFGTVDGVLGFAAAMLRGEVLSPAMMAEIRTAGENHRTCGWERAFAGWHGGDACSAETIGHTGFTGTGLWIDFERGLAWTLLTNRVHPTRHFDSGIVALRAATGNALITAWDERTNR is encoded by the coding sequence ATGACGCTGCAGGCCATCTGCGACGCGGGCGTTGCGCCCGCCCTTGAAGCCGTCGAAAGCGGCCGCATCCCCGGCGCGGCGCTCGGCGTCGTCGATGCCGACGGCCGCACCGCCGTGCGCCTTACGGGCATGGCCGCGCTCGTTCCCGACCGCGAGACGCTGACCCGCGACCACTGGTTCGACCTCGCCTCGCTGAGCAAGGTCATCGCAACGACGACGATCATCCTGACCCTCGCCGAACAGGGCCGGCTCGATCTCGATCGCGCGCTGACCGACGCGATCCCCGACCTGCGCCAATATGACGTCGCGGGCGCCGCCGAGCGCCGGCTGACCTTCCGTGACTGCCTGATGCACCGCAGCTTCCTGCCCGCGGTCGAGCCGATCTATACCTATGGCGACGACCCCGCGCGGCTGCGCGCCTTCGTCCTCCAGCGCGAATGGCGCCACGGGCCGCCGGTCTATTCGGACATCAATTTCATCCTGCTCGGCATCGCGATCGAGCGGATCACCGGCGCGCCCCTCTCCGCCTGGCCGCTGGGCGAAGCACTGGCTTTTGGCCCGCCGCCCGGCCCGGCGGTCGCGACCGAGCATTGCAGCTGGCGCGGCCGCGTGATGAAGGGCGAGGTCCACGACGAAAACGCCTATGCCCTTGGCGGAGCGCCCGGCCATGCCGGGCTGTTCGGCACCGTCGACGGCGTGCTGGGCTTCGCGGCCGCGATGCTGCGCGGCGAAGTCCTGTCGCCCGCGATGATGGCGGAGATCCGCACGGCGGGCGAAAACCACCGGACCTGCGGATGGGAGCGCGCCTTTGCCGGCTGGCACGGCGGCGACGCCTGTTCGGCCGAAACGATCGGACACACCGGCTTCACCGGCACCGGCCTCTGGATCGATTTCGAGCGCGGCCTCGCCTGGACCCTGCTCACCAACCGGGTCCATCCGACCCGCCATTTCGACAGCGGCATAGTGGCGCTACGCGCCGCCACGGGCAATGCCCTCATCACTGCATGGGACGAACGGACAAACCGATGA
- a CDS encoding permease, with amino-acid sequence MTTTLAAGSPIEGLPLPARPSARRLFGLYLLLGFAAGLPFYMFNAVLTLRLSKHGVDIVIIGFFAWIALLPTFKFLWAPLVERYDVPGFARFWGRRRGWIMLSQLGIFTAMVAMAFTSNDKSLPLTALFAVLLAFWTTTLEVAADGWRIELAPTQAEQAPIVAANLWGYRSAMVAAGSGAILVAARADWTIAYLVIAFAAFLPFPILAAMRAERDGATGRVPALLAGIGASLLILLVAALVTAAAGWLLLSAAEGAGISAKTNVTPVVLAVALLPFVLLALALPRINRLSADALAGKSGFAAPYVELFWRYGYAVLAVLAFVSLYRMGDVLTLTLSHPLWNEAGYSLEQIGFADGVVALSASMAGVALGGLLSTRLSLGWTLGIGAVTAAAGNWIYVWLWHSEPSSFILYTSVAIDQFGNGFAGAVFVIYLSMLVSPAHPAAQYALLSGFAFLLPRLLAGASGSMQTQIGYDGFFLLSGALSFAAIFLLPVIVRVKARAAT; translated from the coding sequence ATGACGACGACGCTCGCGGCCGGCAGCCCGATCGAAGGGCTCCCCTTACCCGCCAGGCCCTCCGCACGGCGTCTGTTCGGCCTCTACCTGCTGCTCGGCTTTGCCGCCGGGCTGCCCTTCTACATGTTCAACGCGGTGCTTACGCTTCGCCTGTCGAAACACGGCGTCGACATCGTCATCATAGGTTTCTTCGCCTGGATCGCGCTGCTGCCGACCTTCAAATTCCTGTGGGCGCCGTTGGTCGAGCGCTATGACGTGCCCGGCTTTGCGCGCTTCTGGGGGCGACGGCGCGGGTGGATCATGTTGTCGCAACTCGGCATCTTCACCGCGATGGTCGCCATGGCCTTCACCTCGAACGACAAGAGCCTGCCGCTGACCGCCTTGTTCGCAGTCCTGCTCGCCTTCTGGACGACGACATTAGAGGTCGCCGCCGACGGCTGGCGCATCGAGCTTGCGCCGACGCAGGCCGAACAGGCGCCGATCGTCGCCGCCAATCTGTGGGGCTATCGCAGCGCGATGGTCGCGGCGGGCAGCGGCGCGATCCTCGTCGCGGCGCGTGCCGACTGGACGATAGCCTATCTGGTCATCGCCTTCGCCGCCTTCCTGCCCTTTCCGATCCTCGCCGCGATGCGCGCCGAACGCGACGGCGCGACCGGCCGCGTGCCGGCGCTCCTCGCCGGCATCGGCGCCAGCCTCCTGATCCTGCTTGTCGCGGCGCTCGTCACGGCGGCCGCCGGCTGGCTGCTGCTATCAGCCGCCGAAGGCGCGGGCATCTCGGCCAAGACCAATGTCACCCCGGTCGTCCTCGCCGTCGCCCTGCTCCCCTTCGTCCTGCTCGCACTCGCGCTCCCCCGCATCAATCGCCTCAGCGCGGATGCGCTCGCGGGCAAATCGGGTTTTGCCGCCCCCTATGTCGAACTGTTCTGGCGCTATGGCTATGCGGTGCTCGCGGTGCTCGCCTTTGTCTCGCTCTATCGCATGGGCGACGTGCTGACGCTCACCCTGTCGCACCCGCTGTGGAACGAAGCGGGCTACAGCCTCGAACAGATCGGTTTTGCCGACGGCGTCGTCGCGCTCTCGGCGAGCATGGCCGGGGTCGCGCTCGGCGGCCTTCTGTCGACCCGGCTGTCGCTCGGCTGGACGCTGGGCATCGGCGCGGTAACGGCGGCGGCGGGCAACTGGATCTATGTCTGGTTGTGGCACAGCGAGCCATCGTCCTTCATCCTCTATACCTCGGTTGCGATCGACCAGTTCGGCAATGGTTTCGCGGGTGCGGTGTTCGTCATCTATCTGTCGATGCTGGTCAGCCCGGCCCATCCGGCGGCACAATATGCGCTGCTCTCCGGCTTCGCCTTTCTGCTGCCACGCCTGCTCGCGGGTGCATCGGGGTCGATGCAGACGCAGATCGGCTATGACGGCTTTTTCCTGCTGTCGGGGGCGCTGAGCTTCGCCGCGATCTTCCTGTTGCCGGTCATCGTCCGCGTGAAGGCGCGCGCGGCGACATGA
- the dacB gene encoding D-alanyl-D-alanine carboxypeptidase/D-alanyl-D-alanine-endopeptidase, with protein sequence MKMTIKSFALASALALSLATVHAQTAPAAPLLTTVEQTLATGPTGTRYGLLVTTLDGETLVSIAPDQRFIPASNTKMFTTAIAYAELPLLQQTAKGTGVRLETAADGKVDVVLHGRGDAVLSSADDCKTDCLQTLADAVAAKTRHVRNIVGDDSWFPDERWSPGMSWNNIQSRYGTGISALTLDDNELVVKLAPGAPGVAPTIQAPGYYSIENHVTTVAGKEDKVAADRIPNSRILRLTGTIGAEAAPMTLRYGIDDPAHYAAWRFSELLRARGVRVDGDIAARHRPLTTADDPKTRDGAPVALPGEPAMLAELPAPSLAENMIRINKESQNLHTELMLRRVARQAGSGSIADGQAVMRKVMGEAGLPATSYFFADGSGMSSYNRITPRGAVDLLSWISRQPWSMAWRETLPIAGRDGTLQNRFKDTILEGKLFAKTGSLNASRAVSGYLVTRSGKTLIFSALANDIPDELDSQATAAVDRALVAIAEAL encoded by the coding sequence ATGAAAATGACGATCAAGAGCTTCGCCCTCGCCTCCGCCCTCGCGCTGTCGCTCGCCACGGTCCACGCCCAGACGGCACCGGCCGCACCGCTGCTCACCACCGTCGAACAGACGCTCGCCACGGGTCCCACCGGCACGCGCTACGGCCTGCTCGTCACGACGCTCGACGGCGAAACGCTCGTGTCGATCGCCCCCGACCAGCGCTTCATTCCGGCGTCGAACACCAAGATGTTCACGACCGCCATCGCCTATGCCGAACTGCCTCTGCTCCAGCAGACCGCAAAAGGCACGGGCGTAAGGCTCGAAACGGCCGCCGATGGCAAGGTCGACGTCGTGCTTCATGGCCGCGGCGACGCGGTGCTTTCCAGCGCCGACGACTGCAAGACCGATTGCCTCCAGACGCTCGCCGACGCGGTCGCCGCGAAGACGCGCCATGTCCGCAACATCGTCGGCGACGACAGCTGGTTCCCCGACGAACGCTGGAGCCCGGGGATGAGCTGGAACAATATCCAGTCGCGTTACGGCACCGGCATTTCGGCGCTGACGCTCGACGACAATGAACTGGTGGTCAAACTCGCACCGGGCGCGCCGGGTGTGGCGCCCACCATTCAGGCCCCGGGCTATTACAGCATCGAAAATCACGTCACGACCGTCGCGGGCAAGGAGGACAAGGTCGCCGCCGACCGGATACCTAACAGCCGCATCCTGCGCCTGACCGGCACCATCGGCGCCGAGGCCGCGCCGATGACGCTGCGCTACGGCATCGACGATCCGGCGCACTATGCCGCCTGGCGCTTCAGCGAGTTGCTGCGCGCGCGCGGGGTACGCGTCGACGGCGACATCGCGGCCCGCCACCGCCCGCTGACCACCGCCGACGATCCCAAGACCCGCGACGGTGCGCCGGTCGCGCTGCCCGGCGAACCCGCGATGCTCGCCGAATTGCCCGCGCCGTCGCTCGCCGAGAATATGATCCGGATCAACAAGGAGAGCCAGAATCTCCACACCGAACTGATGCTGCGCCGCGTCGCGCGGCAAGCCGGCAGCGGTTCGATCGCCGACGGTCAGGCTGTGATGCGCAAGGTCATGGGCGAAGCGGGCCTCCCCGCCACCAGCTATTTCTTCGCCGACGGGTCGGGCATGTCGAGTTACAACCGCATCACCCCGCGCGGCGCGGTCGACCTCTTGAGCTGGATATCGCGCCAGCCGTGGAGCATGGCGTGGCGCGAAACGCTGCCGATCGCCGGGCGCGACGGCACGCTGCAGAACCGCTTCAAGGACACGATCCTCGAGGGCAAATTATTCGCCAAGACCGGATCGCTCAACGCCTCGCGCGCCGTGTCGGGCTACCTCGTAACACGCAGCGGCAAGACGCTCATCTTCTCCGCGCTGGCGAACGACATACCCGACGAACTGGACAGCCAGGCCACCGCCGCAGTCGACCGCGCCCTCGTCGCGATCGCCGAAGCGCTCTAG
- a CDS encoding TonB-dependent receptor plug domain-containing protein — MRDLGRIRRPLGRTCRFGAVMTALALVHSAPALAQETTATPNSGEAAPSEQIVVTGSRIARDGFQAPTPVIVLTKEDIQNTSPSNNIADFVNQLPQLAGSTKPGNSRLNISNGSAGINALNLRNLGESRVLVLVDGRRSVGSTIFGWVDINTIPQALIERVELVTGGASSAYGSDAVTGVVNFILNKKMEGLRISGDIGLTDKGDGFNYSGSVAGGTSFADGRGHIVFNAEIAHQDGIYEIDPGDRPWNHKGYLAIANPAYTTTNGQPAFITFRENAGQTNQAPGGFITASTGTSTNALRGNYFGQNGQVIPFQYGSFNSPVLNTNGTGSPVTRTVGGDWRVNDSGRRIGLAPKDDRWGVYGRTSFDVSDGLTLFAEGSYNKQEVFFNAGPNLGSATLNTVGCTTIPVPTTCNAFALQTLGAARLTGVNSISITTTAADLPFRGINNKRQVQRYVVGAEGEFDAFGKAARWDIFGQYGRSDVREQLRNIMHVTRMANATNAAFAPAGNAGGYAVGSIQCLINVDTDTTNNDPTCVPLNRLGIGVANPAAIDYVLGDPFRKQVLEQYVTGANLSLTPFATWAGDVSIAIGGEYREEKIRGSVPTEFQPIATVDANGRPGFRNAWSVGNYLPFKGSYNVKEAYLETLIPLGFGLEFNGAVRATDYSTSGYVTTWKLGATWAPIEDIRLRVTRSRDIRAPNLNELFQAGTANSDSVRNPKFNSADPNSGPQFFPYSGLTTGNLALEPEKADSWNIGGVITPRFLPGFSASVDYFRINLQDAIDTISAQEVVNRCDEGVQAFCDAITTDPTRSTPTVPYLLIRTQPFNYVRRLVRGIDFDAAYRLPVGESSSITLKGTATRYIENLAETGIAGTTPVNTVGANGGQASTPKWIFRANANYSTPTFSGTVTGRGVSSGKYLANAIECTSGCPTSTSQNPTYDNNRVKGTFYVDLNLTQKIKVGNASEAEFFFNVTNLFDANPLLLPETGLAANSTFSDLLGRTYRVGVRFKLD, encoded by the coding sequence ATGCGTGATCTTGGACGAATTCGTCGGCCGCTGGGCCGTACATGCCGCTTCGGCGCGGTGATGACCGCGCTGGCGCTGGTTCACAGCGCGCCGGCGTTGGCACAGGAGACCACCGCCACGCCGAACAGCGGCGAAGCGGCCCCCAGCGAGCAGATCGTCGTCACCGGCTCGCGCATCGCCCGCGACGGGTTCCAGGCCCCCACCCCGGTGATCGTGCTGACGAAGGAAGATATCCAGAACACCTCGCCGTCGAACAACATCGCCGACTTCGTCAACCAGCTGCCGCAACTCGCCGGATCGACGAAGCCCGGCAACTCGCGCCTCAACATCTCCAACGGCTCGGCGGGCATTAACGCGCTCAACCTGCGCAACCTGGGCGAGAGCCGCGTGCTGGTCCTCGTCGATGGCCGCCGGTCGGTCGGTTCGACGATCTTCGGCTGGGTTGATATCAACACTATCCCGCAGGCGCTGATCGAGCGCGTCGAACTGGTGACCGGCGGCGCATCGTCGGCCTATGGTTCGGACGCCGTCACCGGCGTGGTGAACTTCATCCTCAACAAGAAGATGGAGGGGCTGCGCATCAGCGGCGACATAGGGCTCACCGACAAGGGCGACGGCTTCAACTATTCGGGCAGCGTCGCTGGCGGCACCTCCTTCGCCGACGGCCGCGGGCATATCGTCTTCAACGCCGAAATCGCACATCAGGACGGCATCTACGAAATCGACCCCGGGGATCGGCCGTGGAACCACAAGGGCTATCTGGCCATTGCCAACCCCGCATATACGACGACCAATGGCCAGCCCGCCTTCATCACCTTCCGCGAGAATGCCGGTCAGACCAATCAGGCCCCCGGCGGCTTCATCACCGCATCGACCGGGACCTCGACCAATGCTTTGCGCGGTAATTATTTCGGCCAGAACGGCCAGGTCATCCCGTTTCAATATGGGTCGTTCAACTCGCCGGTGCTGAACACCAACGGCACTGGCTCCCCCGTCACGCGCACGGTCGGCGGAGACTGGCGTGTCAACGATTCGGGCCGCCGCATCGGCCTCGCGCCAAAGGACGACCGCTGGGGCGTCTATGGCCGCACCAGCTTCGACGTATCGGATGGCCTCACGCTGTTCGCCGAAGGGTCGTACAACAAGCAGGAAGTCTTCTTCAACGCCGGCCCCAACCTGGGATCGGCGACTCTCAACACCGTCGGTTGCACGACCATCCCGGTCCCGACCACCTGCAACGCCTTCGCCCTGCAGACGCTGGGCGCGGCACGGCTCACCGGCGTCAACAGCATCAGCATCACGACCACCGCGGCCGACCTGCCGTTCCGCGGCATCAACAACAAGCGCCAGGTCCAACGCTACGTCGTCGGTGCCGAGGGCGAGTTCGACGCCTTCGGCAAGGCGGCACGCTGGGACATCTTCGGCCAATATGGCCGCTCGGATGTGCGCGAACAGCTGCGTAACATCATGCATGTCACGCGCATGGCGAATGCGACGAATGCGGCGTTTGCGCCCGCCGGCAATGCGGGCGGCTACGCCGTCGGATCGATCCAGTGCCTGATCAACGTCGACACCGACACCACCAACAATGACCCGACCTGCGTGCCGCTCAATCGCCTTGGCATCGGCGTCGCCAATCCGGCGGCGATCGACTATGTGCTCGGCGATCCGTTCCGCAAGCAAGTGCTCGAACAATATGTCACGGGCGCCAACCTGTCGCTGACGCCCTTCGCCACCTGGGCGGGCGACGTCAGCATCGCGATCGGCGGCGAATATCGCGAAGAGAAGATCCGCGGCAGCGTGCCGACGGAGTTCCAGCCGATCGCGACGGTCGACGCCAATGGCCGGCCCGGATTCCGCAACGCCTGGTCGGTCGGCAACTATCTGCCGTTCAAGGGCAGCTATAATGTGAAGGAAGCCTATCTCGAAACGCTGATCCCGCTGGGTTTCGGCCTCGAATTCAACGGCGCGGTGCGCGCGACCGATTATTCGACGTCGGGTTATGTCACCACCTGGAAACTCGGCGCGACCTGGGCGCCAATCGAGGACATCCGCCTCCGCGTGACGCGGTCGCGCGACATTCGCGCGCCGAACCTGAACGAGTTGTTCCAGGCCGGCACCGCGAACAGCGATTCGGTACGCAATCCCAAGTTCAATTCGGCCGATCCGAACAGTGGTCCACAATTCTTTCCCTATTCGGGCCTGACGACGGGCAACCTCGCGCTGGAACCCGAAAAGGCCGATTCGTGGAACATCGGCGGCGTGATCACGCCGCGCTTCCTGCCGGGCTTCAGCGCATCGGTCGATTATTTCCGTATCAACCTGCAGGATGCGATCGACACCATCAGCGCGCAGGAAGTGGTCAACCGCTGCGACGAGGGGGTCCAGGCGTTCTGCGACGCGATCACCACCGATCCGACGCGCTCGACCCCGACGGTGCCTTATCTGCTGATCCGTACCCAGCCCTTCAACTATGTGCGCCGGCTGGTGCGCGGCATCGACTTCGACGCCGCCTATCGCCTGCCCGTGGGTGAAAGCAGCAGTATCACGCTGAAAGGGACCGCGACGCGCTACATCGAGAATCTGGCGGAAACGGGCATCGCCGGGACCACGCCGGTCAACACGGTGGGGGCGAACGGCGGTCAGGCGAGTACACCGAAGTGGATCTTCCGCGCCAACGCCAATTATTCGACCCCGACCTTCTCGGGCACCGTGACCGGTCGCGGCGTCAGCTCGGGCAAATATCTGGCGAACGCGATCGAATGCACAAGCGGCTGCCCGACCTCGACCAGCCAGAACCCGACCTATGACAACAACCGCGTCAAAGGGACGTTCTACGTCGACCTCAACCTGACTCAGAAGATCAAGGTCGGCAACGCATCGGAGGCGGAGTTCTTCTTCAACGTCACCAATCTGTTCGATGCCAACCCGCTGCTGCTGCCCGAAACGGGCCTCGCGGCGAACAGCACCTTTTCGGACCTGCTGGGTCGTACCTACCGCGTCGGCGTCCGGTTCAAGCTGGACTGA